The following proteins are encoded in a genomic region of Gadus macrocephalus chromosome 19, ASM3116895v1:
- the slc25a1b gene encoding tricarboxylate transport protein B, mitochondrial — MSGGPVFVNPFHRPQCLAAAAPSGKAKLTHPGKAILAGGIAGGIEICITFPTEYVKTQLQLDEKANPPKYRGIGDCVGQTVKGHGVRGLYRGLSSLLYGSIPKAAVRFGVFELLSNKMRDENGKLDSMRGLLCGLGAGVAEAVVVVCPMETVKVKFIHDQSSANPKYRGFFHGVREIIRVDGLKGTYQGLTATVLKQGSNQAIRFYVMTSMRNWYKGDDPNKAINPLITGTFGAIAGAVSVFGNTPLDVIKTRMQGLEAHKYKSTMDCAVKIMKHEGPKAFYKGTVPRLGRVCMDVAIVFIIYEEVVKALNKVWITD, encoded by the exons ATGTCTGGAGGACCAGTGTTTGTGAACCCCTTCCATAGACCTCAGtgtctggctgctgctgctccatcgGGGAAAGCCAAACTCACACACCCCGGCAAAGCAATCCTGGCAG GCGGTATCGCTGGTGGCATCGAGATCTGCATAACCTTCCCGACAGAGTATGTGAAAACACAACTCCAGCTGGACGAGAAGGCCAACCCGCCCAAGTATAGAGGCATCG GCGACTGTGTGGGGCAAACGGTCAAGGGCCATGGGGTGAGGGGTCTGTACCGAGGCCTGAGCTCGCTGCTCTATGGCTCCATCCCAAAAGCTGCTGTCAG gtttgGAGTGTTTGAGCTCCTGAGCAATAAGATGCGTGATGAGAACGGGAAGCTGGACAGCATGCGGGGCCTGCTGTGTGGGCTGGGGGCCGGGGTggccgaggcggtggtggtcGTGTGTCCCATGGAGACTGTGAAG GTAAAATTCATCCATGACCAGTCGTCCGCCAACCCAAAGTACAGGGGCTTCTTCCACGGGGTCCGGGAGATCATCAGAGTTGATG ggctGAAGGGGACATACCAGGGGCTGACAGCAACAGTGTTAAAGCAGGGCTCCAACCAGGCCATCCGCTTCTATGTGATGACCTCCATGAGGAACTGGTACAAAG GGGACGACCCCAACAAGGCCATCAACCCTCTCATAACTGGAACATTTGGAGCCATCGCCGGCGCGGTCAGTGTGTTCGGAAACACTCCGCTGGACGTCATTAAGACCAGGATGCAG GGCCTGGAAGCTCACAAGTACAAGAGCACGATGGACTGTGCCGTCAAAATCATGAAGCATGAAGGACCCAAGGC GTTCTACAAAGGTACCGTTCCTCGCCTGGGCCGCGTGTGTATGGACGTTGCCATTGTCTTCATCATCTATGAGGAAGTCGTGAAGGCTCTAAACAAGGTCTGGATCACGGACTGA